A single genomic interval of Chloracidobacterium validum harbors:
- the yajC gene encoding preprotein translocase subunit YajC, with amino-acid sequence MNIVLAQGGGGGFLIQLVPILAMVAIFYFLVIAPQRKRQKELEHMRNNLKNGDRVITEGGIYGTVSGINQKESTIHLLVAPSVKIEFSKNAIIGLREQPRKEGEN; translated from the coding sequence ATGAATATCGTTTTGGCACAGGGTGGCGGCGGAGGCTTTCTCATTCAGCTTGTCCCAATCCTGGCCATGGTGGCTATTTTTTACTTTCTGGTCATTGCCCCGCAGCGCAAGCGCCAAAAAGAACTCGAACATATGCGCAACAACCTGAAGAACGGTGACCGGGTCATTACCGAAGGGGGCATTTACGGGACGGTCTCCGGCATCAATCAGAAAGAAAGCACCATCCACCTGCTCGTTGCGCCATCGGTCAAAATCGAGTTCTCGAAAAACGCCATCATTGGTCTCCGGGAGCAGCCACGCAAAGAAGGCGAAAACTGA
- the bchD gene encoding magnesium chelatase ATPase subunit D — MPETFNRPVNLPFVAVVGHAPVKRALLLLAIEPRLRGVAFAAPTGSAKSVLVRSFAQIVPEVDGRRPPFIVLPGNIGEDRLFGGLDLEATLAGGRRRFAPGVLAEAHGGYVFADNLNLLPTQVENALLTCLDNGQLRVEREGVSLVSPADFSLIAAFNPSDGGVRWHILDRLGLIVAAPRQPDLETRQQVIETVAAFERDPEALQALYADETAALQRLLAEARHRLPQIALSDDTLHWLCARAAALGTVGQRAEYFATLAARANAALEGRATVNEDDCRTAEFFILLPRATQRPESEPEPPPPPPPPPSDESDDSAEPPPLEDLEDLALVFDAEEATLDADFDLFAKKVRLGRYGKRSERDNFQSGRHVRSVPGEPTRGRVAIEATLRQAAPHQPARRQQALAAGQAVERVLLKKDDVRLKKLRQRTGALIVFIVDASGSMAANRMGQAKGAVVELLRQSYVNRDKVALIGCYGDESRVLLAPTQSVESAKRQLETLPTGGATPLNDALRRAHALIEEVRRAGAYAEALVVVIGDGRGNVPARPPEPAEANLSRTDLIRRETEDLARLYVAGGIRMVVFDTQNRFVSRGEARQLAELFGGSYIYLPRLSSAGVADAVKHELRRA, encoded by the coding sequence ATGCCTGAAACGTTCAACCGACCTGTCAATCTCCCATTTGTCGCCGTCGTCGGCCATGCTCCGGTCAAACGCGCGCTCTTGCTCCTTGCCATCGAGCCACGGCTGCGTGGCGTTGCCTTTGCCGCTCCAACGGGAAGCGCCAAATCGGTCCTCGTTCGCAGTTTTGCGCAGATCGTCCCGGAGGTGGATGGCCGCCGCCCGCCCTTTATCGTTTTGCCCGGCAACATTGGCGAAGACCGACTCTTTGGCGGACTCGACCTCGAAGCGACCCTGGCCGGCGGCCGGCGCCGCTTCGCCCCAGGCGTCCTGGCCGAGGCTCACGGCGGATATGTCTTTGCCGATAACCTGAACTTGCTTCCCACTCAAGTTGAGAACGCGCTGCTCACGTGCCTGGACAACGGGCAGTTGCGCGTCGAACGCGAAGGCGTTTCCCTAGTGTCGCCGGCTGATTTCAGCCTGATTGCGGCCTTCAATCCCTCTGATGGCGGGGTGCGCTGGCACATCCTCGACCGGTTGGGGCTGATTGTCGCCGCGCCGCGCCAGCCCGACCTCGAAACCCGTCAGCAAGTCATTGAAACCGTAGCCGCTTTCGAGCGCGACCCGGAGGCGCTCCAGGCGCTCTACGCCGATGAAACGGCGGCCCTCCAGCGTCTGTTGGCCGAAGCGCGTCACCGCTTACCCCAAATTGCCCTTTCTGACGACACCCTCCACTGGCTGTGCGCCCGCGCCGCCGCGCTTGGGACCGTTGGGCAACGAGCGGAATACTTTGCCACGCTGGCGGCCAGGGCAAACGCTGCGCTTGAAGGACGGGCAACCGTCAACGAGGATGATTGCCGAACGGCCGAGTTCTTCATTCTTCTCCCACGGGCGACCCAGCGCCCGGAAAGCGAGCCTGAGCCACCGCCGCCACCCCCGCCGCCGCCTTCGGATGAATCCGACGATAGCGCCGAGCCACCGCCCCTCGAAGACCTCGAAGACCTAGCGCTGGTGTTTGATGCCGAGGAAGCCACGCTCGACGCCGACTTTGATCTGTTTGCCAAAAAGGTTCGCCTGGGCCGCTACGGGAAGCGTTCCGAGCGGGACAACTTCCAGTCTGGGCGGCATGTTCGCTCCGTCCCCGGTGAACCCACGCGCGGGCGTGTCGCCATTGAAGCCACGTTGCGCCAGGCCGCCCCACACCAACCGGCCCGTCGCCAACAGGCGCTGGCGGCCGGGCAAGCGGTCGAGCGCGTGCTGCTAAAAAAGGACGACGTTCGGCTCAAGAAGTTACGCCAACGCACCGGTGCACTCATTGTTTTCATTGTGGACGCTTCGGGCAGCATGGCGGCCAACCGCATGGGACAAGCCAAAGGCGCAGTGGTTGAGTTGCTGCGTCAATCCTATGTCAACCGCGACAAAGTTGCTCTGATCGGGTGTTATGGCGACGAAAGCCGGGTGTTGCTGGCGCCGACCCAGAGCGTCGAATCCGCCAAGCGCCAACTCGAAACCCTGCCAACCGGCGGGGCGACCCCGCTCAACGATGCCCTGCGCCGGGCCCATGCGCTCATCGAAGAGGTGCGGCGGGCCGGAGCTTATGCTGAAGCCCTGGTGGTCGTCATCGGCGACGGTCGCGGCAACGTGCCGGCGCGCCCCCCCGAACCAGCAGAAGCCAACCTGTCCCGAACAGACCTCATTCGGCGTGAAACGGAGGATTTGGCGCGCCTCTATGTCGCCGGTGGCATCCGCATGGTGGTGTTTGATACGCAGAACCGCTTTGTTTCACGCGGCGAAGCCAGGCAACTGGCCGAGTTATTCGGCGGCAGCTACATTTACTTGCCCCGGTTGTCATCCGCCGGGGTCGCGGATGCCGTCAAGCACGAGCTGCGTCGGGCGTGA
- a CDS encoding cyclic nucleotide-binding domain-containing protein: MSSPDPRPTTLAFAFLRECELFSSLSDLTLQALFLRGEVLNFEPGDDLFHIGDPANYLYVIKSGVVEIRRPVAEGAKELTPVAYIAAGDVLGEVAMFTKSTRASAARLPGGGEVFRISSENFHSVVAGFPDLALRLCFTFAQRLESTVRNMRKERQRQLSGNLQFFDLPTVIQTIIGSGMTGTLRVDDPLGITLAEIFFDSGHLCRSVMGHLTGSEAFFQLFQPPPTEGVFEFKGGEREVSEGASCDILLPGMTMLMEAVRMQDEVGALRRRFPANQTYRPLGDDLRWDGEEQLLPIAYDIWYRLHAAEPTVRELLDTVPASHYTTLSILNTLLETMQITAQQQDAKALTNISEPGQDPLLELDM; the protein is encoded by the coding sequence ATGTCCTCGCCAGACCCTCGCCCGACGACCTTGGCCTTTGCCTTCTTGCGCGAATGCGAACTGTTTTCGTCGCTCTCTGACCTGACCTTGCAGGCGCTTTTCCTCCGTGGAGAAGTCCTGAACTTTGAGCCTGGCGATGATCTGTTTCACATTGGCGATCCGGCCAACTACCTCTATGTCATCAAGTCAGGCGTCGTTGAAATTCGCCGTCCCGTGGCCGAAGGCGCGAAAGAGCTAACCCCGGTTGCCTACATTGCCGCCGGAGATGTGCTGGGCGAAGTCGCCATGTTCACCAAGTCCACCCGCGCTTCGGCGGCCCGCCTCCCCGGTGGCGGCGAGGTGTTTCGCATCTCCAGTGAGAACTTTCACAGCGTCGTGGCCGGCTTCCCGGATCTTGCGCTTCGCCTGTGCTTCACTTTTGCGCAGCGGCTTGAATCCACCGTGCGCAACATGCGCAAGGAACGCCAACGCCAGCTCAGCGGCAACCTTCAGTTCTTTGACTTGCCCACGGTGATTCAGACCATCATCGGCTCCGGCATGACCGGCACGCTTCGCGTTGACGATCCACTGGGCATAACCTTGGCTGAAATTTTCTTCGATAGCGGCCACCTCTGCCGCTCGGTCATGGGTCATCTCACCGGGAGCGAAGCGTTCTTTCAACTCTTTCAGCCGCCCCCGACGGAAGGTGTTTTTGAGTTCAAGGGCGGTGAGCGCGAAGTCAGTGAAGGCGCAAGCTGCGACATTCTCCTGCCCGGCATGACGATGCTAATGGAAGCTGTCCGCATGCAGGATGAAGTCGGGGCGCTGCGGCGCCGATTTCCGGCCAACCAAACCTACCGTCCACTGGGCGACGACCTACGCTGGGATGGCGAGGAACAACTGCTGCCCATAGCCTATGACATCTGGTATCGCCTGCACGCGGCGGAGCCAACCGTCCGCGAGCTGCTCGACACCGTACCGGCATCGCACTACACCACGCTTTCGATTCTCAATACACTCTTGGAAACCATGCAGATCACGGCGCAACAACAGGACGCCAAAGCGCTGACCAACATTTCAGAACCCGGCCAGGACCCCTTGCTCGAGCTTGACATGTAG
- a CDS encoding SDR family NAD(P)-dependent oxidoreductase yields the protein METWTGKTVLITGASVGIGEAFARRFAREKANLVLVARREDNLRRLAAELAKQYGVTVDVLAKDLSLPEAAADVFEETERLEVRVDGLINNAGFGIGGRFVETDLKRNLDMLQLNIVTLTELTHRYLPGMLARRQGVVINVASTAAFQAVPYLGAYAATKAYVLSFSEALHEECREKGVLVMALCPGATATEFFDTAKMAEGTARDMLRRAQTPEEVVEAAFAGIRRRSSSVVSGFTNSLLSQATRFVSRDMAARIAGNIMKAR from the coding sequence ATGGAAACGTGGACGGGGAAAACAGTACTGATCACCGGAGCGTCGGTTGGCATTGGCGAAGCCTTTGCCCGGCGCTTCGCGCGGGAAAAGGCCAATTTGGTGTTGGTTGCGCGCCGGGAGGATAACCTCCGCCGCCTGGCGGCTGAGTTGGCGAAGCAGTATGGCGTGACCGTGGATGTTCTGGCCAAGGACCTGAGCCTGCCGGAAGCTGCGGCCGACGTGTTTGAGGAAACCGAACGGCTTGAAGTCCGGGTGGACGGACTGATCAATAACGCCGGCTTTGGCATCGGGGGACGCTTTGTCGAAACCGACCTCAAGCGCAACCTGGACATGCTCCAGCTCAACATTGTGACCTTGACCGAACTCACCCATCGGTATCTGCCGGGCATGCTGGCGCGGCGGCAGGGCGTGGTCATCAACGTGGCATCCACGGCGGCTTTCCAGGCGGTTCCGTACCTCGGCGCTTACGCGGCTACGAAAGCCTACGTTCTGAGCTTTTCTGAAGCGCTGCACGAGGAGTGCCGCGAGAAAGGCGTTTTGGTCATGGCGCTGTGCCCTGGCGCAACGGCCACGGAGTTTTTTGATACGGCCAAGATGGCGGAAGGCACGGCCCGCGACATGCTCCGCCGCGCTCAGACGCCGGAAGAGGTCGTCGAAGCCGCCTTTGCCGGCATTCGGCGGCGCAGCAGTTCGGTCGTTTCCGGCTTCACCAACAGCCTGTTGTCTCAGGCAACGCGATTTGTGTCACGGGACATGGCGGCTCGCATCGCGGGCAACATCATGAAAGCGCGATGA
- a CDS encoding UDP-glucuronic acid decarboxylase family protein, whose product MTDRILVTGGAGFIGTHLCKRLLADGHEVICLDNFYTGRRANVRPFLEHPRFELVRHDVIEPVRLEVTQIYHLACPASPVHYQANAIQTVKTSVLGTLNMLGLAKRVGARFLLASTSEVYGDPLVHPQREDYWGNVNPIGPRSCYDEGKRVAETLTMDYHRQHHVDVRIVRIFNTYGPNMLENDGRVVSNFICQALREQPLTIYGDGSQTRSFCYVDDLVDGMVRMMRADDFIGPVNLGNPSEFTVVELAHKVLAMTNSASSIVHRPLPENDPQRRRPDITLAGKRLAWSPAVPLDVGLEKTIAYFRAALAQAASGAASSPLPGSSL is encoded by the coding sequence ATGACTGATCGTATTCTCGTTACCGGCGGGGCCGGATTCATCGGCACGCATCTCTGTAAGCGGCTTCTGGCCGATGGCCACGAAGTCATTTGTCTGGATAACTTCTACACCGGACGGCGCGCCAACGTCCGGCCGTTTCTCGAACATCCGCGCTTCGAGCTGGTGCGCCACGATGTGATTGAACCGGTCCGGCTCGAAGTTACCCAGATTTACCACCTGGCTTGCCCGGCGTCGCCGGTTCATTACCAGGCGAATGCCATTCAAACCGTCAAAACCAGCGTGCTTGGAACGCTCAACATGCTTGGTCTCGCCAAGCGTGTCGGCGCGCGCTTTCTGCTGGCTTCGACGTCCGAAGTCTATGGCGATCCGCTCGTCCATCCCCAACGGGAGGATTACTGGGGCAACGTCAATCCCATCGGCCCACGCAGTTGCTATGACGAAGGCAAGCGGGTGGCCGAAACCCTGACCATGGACTACCATCGTCAGCACCATGTGGACGTGCGCATCGTTCGGATTTTCAACACCTACGGCCCCAATATGCTCGAAAACGATGGGCGCGTCGTGAGCAACTTCATCTGCCAGGCGCTGCGGGAACAACCGCTGACGATTTACGGCGACGGCTCACAAACCCGCTCGTTCTGCTATGTGGATGACCTAGTGGACGGCATGGTCCGCATGATGCGCGCCGACGACTTCATCGGCCCCGTCAATCTTGGCAATCCTAGTGAATTTACGGTCGTGGAGTTGGCGCACAAAGTGCTGGCGATGACCAATTCGGCATCGTCCATCGTCCACCGACCATTGCCGGAAAACGATCCACAGCGCCGCCGACCTGACATTACGCTGGCCGGCAAGCGCTTGGCCTGGTCGCCTGCCGTGCCACTCGACGTTGGGCTTGAGAAGACCATTGCTTATTTTCGCGCGGCACTTGCCCAAGCCGCGTCCGGCGCGGCGTCATCCCCGCTACCAGGCAGTTCCCTTTGA
- a CDS encoding peptidoglycan-binding domain-containing protein, whose protein sequence is MLRLSRILYAKAAFIVIGLLLGAGLPAPTFAKSASAEPAAAEVARPQKRRATSRRRDRSQVRRGTRSRSARGRNATARGRRGGVVRGRGRVSQARGRSARGRGYRARRGRVVRGRSGRSYRVRGRRGGRYARQRGGRYARRNGGATSAYRATPTAPQATPYRAPRSLVIPEERAREIQQKLKEAGFYQGEITGQYDESTREAMRSFQRANGLKETGTPTAPALLRLGLTKHSSEAGDTSAPPVQLPPTTDPPPPQR, encoded by the coding sequence ATGCTGCGCTTGAGTCGGATATTGTACGCCAAAGCGGCATTCATCGTCATCGGTTTATTGCTCGGAGCCGGACTCCCGGCCCCCACGTTTGCCAAATCAGCCTCGGCTGAGCCAGCCGCCGCCGAGGTCGCGCGGCCCCAGAAACGGCGTGCAACAAGCCGTCGGCGTGACCGAAGCCAGGTCCGCCGCGGCACACGTAGCCGGAGCGCGCGCGGCCGCAATGCCACGGCGCGTGGTCGCCGTGGGGGTGTCGTGCGGGGCCGCGGGCGCGTGTCTCAAGCGCGTGGACGGAGCGCGCGTGGGCGTGGCTACCGTGCACGGCGCGGGCGCGTGGTTCGCGGGCGTAGCGGGCGCAGCTACCGGGTGCGCGGCCGCCGGGGCGGACGCTACGCGCGCCAGCGCGGTGGCCGTTATGCCCGCCGCAACGGGGGGGCCACCTCCGCCTATCGCGCCACCCCAACCGCACCACAAGCTACGCCATACCGCGCGCCCCGAAGCCTGGTCATCCCAGAGGAGCGCGCCCGTGAGATTCAGCAAAAACTCAAGGAAGCTGGGTTCTACCAAGGCGAGATCACGGGCCAGTACGATGAAAGTACCCGCGAAGCCATGCGTAGCTTCCAACGTGCGAATGGACTGAAGGAAACCGGTACGCCCACCGCCCCGGCGCTCCTCCGGCTTGGACTCACCAAGCACAGCTCGGAAGCTGGCGACACGTCCGCTCCACCGGTGCAGCTTCCGCCGACCACCGACCCACCCCCACCCCAAAGGTAA
- the tgt gene encoding tRNA guanosine(34) transglycosylase Tgt has protein sequence MSLRFEVSVRDPTTEARRGRLITTRSVIETPVFMPVGTAATVKALTQEMLEALDARIILANTYHLFLRPGQAVIRDLGGLHRFMGWPRSILTDSGGYQVFSLGELRTVSEEGVAFRSHLDGTKLFLSPEVSMEVQIALGSDIVMAFDECPPYPATHDQVRISLELTERWARRCRAYFDAHADRDRQSLFGIVQGGIHADLRARSLEGLLDIGFEGYAIGGLSVGEEKRHMYDTTAFIAPRLPADKPRYLMGVGTPADLVESVARGVDMFDCVMPTRHARNGTVFTTTGRLNLRNARYIQDEQPLDAECACFVCRRYSRAYLAHLMRAGEILASVLATYHNLHHYLDLMQRIRHALEQGAFGRFVTEFRHRQLSSEESI, from the coding sequence ATGAGCTTACGCTTTGAAGTGAGCGTCCGAGACCCCACCACGGAAGCTCGGCGCGGCCGGCTCATCACGACGCGCAGTGTCATCGAGACACCGGTCTTCATGCCGGTTGGCACGGCGGCAACGGTCAAGGCGCTCACGCAGGAGATGCTCGAAGCGCTGGACGCACGCATCATCCTGGCCAACACCTACCATTTATTCCTGCGCCCCGGTCAGGCGGTAATCCGTGACTTGGGTGGGCTACACCGCTTCATGGGATGGCCGCGCTCGATCCTCACCGACAGCGGCGGCTACCAGGTCTTTTCGCTTGGTGAACTCCGTACCGTCAGTGAGGAAGGCGTTGCTTTTCGGTCGCATCTCGACGGAACCAAGCTTTTCCTGTCGCCCGAAGTCTCGATGGAGGTTCAAATCGCCCTTGGCTCGGACATCGTCATGGCATTTGACGAATGCCCACCCTATCCGGCGACCCATGACCAGGTGCGCATCTCGCTTGAGCTGACCGAACGTTGGGCGCGTCGCTGTCGGGCGTACTTTGACGCCCATGCCGACCGTGACCGGCAATCACTCTTTGGCATTGTGCAGGGCGGTATCCACGCCGACTTGCGCGCGCGCTCCCTGGAAGGCCTGCTGGACATTGGCTTTGAAGGCTACGCGATTGGTGGTCTGAGCGTCGGCGAGGAGAAGCGCCACATGTATGACACGACGGCCTTCATCGCTCCCCGGCTGCCGGCCGACAAGCCGCGTTATTTGATGGGCGTTGGAACGCCGGCCGACTTGGTCGAATCCGTTGCCCGTGGCGTGGATATGTTTGACTGTGTGATGCCGACGCGCCACGCCCGCAACGGGACGGTCTTCACCACGACCGGACGGCTCAACCTGCGCAATGCGCGCTACATCCAGGATGAGCAGCCGCTTGACGCCGAATGTGCGTGTTTTGTCTGCCGCCGCTACTCGCGGGCCTATCTGGCGCATTTGATGCGCGCGGGAGAAATCCTTGCCTCGGTCTTGGCAACCTACCACAACCTTCACCACTATCTTGACCTGATGCAGCGGATTCGGCACGCTCTGGAGCAGGGCGCTTTCGGTCGCTTCGTGACCGAGTTTCGCCATCGGCAGCTTTCATCAGAGGAGTCTATTTGA
- a CDS encoding TerC/Alx family metal homeostasis membrane protein yields MLPCLALSGTFPSVHFLVFITLVIVFLWIDLASGQGDRPVSMTKAAVWSVIWVAVSLGFAGYVAVTRGNDDAVLFITAYALEKSLAVDNLFVFMAIFSAFAIPEYLHHRILYWGIIGALLFRALFIGLGVGLLFGAGALGTLTVFGLPIEPQRVIFFLFGLVILWSVYALFRAGHRGTTEEAPDYTNHWAVFFLRQFFPNRIATQLDRGRFLTKVVDGQGNHRHALTPAFLCLLVIEASDIMFAFDSVPAIFAVTQDPFLVYTSNIFAVLGLRSMYFLVAAAKRMLIHLDKAVFIILAFIGVKMLALAFDWFHLPPLVSLGVVLGLLALGVGASLFVRPGQVGSEISK; encoded by the coding sequence ATGCTGCCGTGCCTCGCGCTCTCTGGAACGTTCCCTTCAGTCCATTTCCTCGTCTTCATCACCCTCGTCATTGTCTTTCTCTGGATTGACCTGGCTTCTGGGCAAGGTGACCGACCGGTTTCGATGACCAAAGCCGCGGTCTGGTCGGTGATTTGGGTTGCGGTCTCGCTGGGATTTGCTGGGTATGTGGCGGTTACCCGTGGGAACGACGACGCGGTGCTGTTCATCACGGCTTACGCGCTGGAGAAATCCCTTGCCGTGGACAACCTTTTTGTCTTCATGGCGATTTTTTCAGCCTTTGCGATCCCAGAGTACCTACACCATCGCATTCTGTACTGGGGCATCATCGGCGCGCTGCTATTCCGGGCGCTTTTCATTGGTCTGGGCGTTGGGCTGCTTTTCGGGGCCGGCGCGCTAGGCACACTGACCGTGTTTGGGTTGCCGATTGAACCTCAGCGCGTCATCTTTTTCCTCTTTGGTCTGGTTATCCTCTGGTCGGTCTATGCGCTCTTTCGGGCAGGTCACCGGGGAACGACCGAGGAAGCCCCGGATTACACGAATCACTGGGCAGTTTTCTTCCTGCGCCAATTCTTCCCCAATCGGATCGCCACCCAGCTTGACCGCGGGCGCTTTCTCACCAAGGTCGTGGATGGTCAGGGCAACCATCGGCATGCGTTGACACCGGCTTTTTTGTGCCTCCTGGTGATTGAAGCCTCCGACATCATGTTTGCCTTTGACAGCGTTCCGGCCATTTTTGCCGTCACGCAGGACCCGTTTCTGGTTTATACCAGCAACATCTTTGCCGTGCTGGGCTTGCGCTCGATGTACTTTCTCGTGGCCGCGGCAAAACGCATGCTCATTCACCTCGACAAGGCAGTGTTCATCATTCTTGCTTTCATCGGCGTCAAAATGTTGGCCCTGGCTTTTGACTGGTTTCATTTGCCACCGCTCGTGAGCCTAGGCGTGGTCCTGGGACTCCTGGCGCTGGGCGTTGGGGCATCGCTCTTTGTCAGGCCCGGGCAGGTCGGCAGTGAAATCTCCAAGTGA